In Moorena sp. SIOASIH, the following proteins share a genomic window:
- a CDS encoding CHAT domain-containing protein, with translation MSQIKLAVSQISQSLAAVSLLVAHIGVMPTQAQPIQADGSTPTQVTPNDNQFDIDGGTPSGNNLFHSFQEFGLDQDQIANFLSQPGIQNILSRVTGGNASVINGLIQVTGGSPNLFLMNPAGIIFGANAQLNVPASLTATTATSIGFGDDNWFNAFGDNDYSSLVGTPSAFAFDTSQTPGTSQTPGLIFNEGIEILEGNNLTLIGGTVINTNQLELPDGTITIATVPGGSLVKISQQGSLLNLEVEPLTSNPSTAEQSFTPLSLAELLTGDDVSHATEFTDNGDNTVTLTSSGITISPGDVTVSANNNLTLRGSQLSSTGELTLLAKETVLIRDTPENSFQAVAGGNLKIQGDGGIDIQALKNPNTRFESGGDLTLVSDGTISTDAHFASGGNFSIENLAGEPGNFVSLQDPIITADGDVTFGNYTGSSLKVESTGNIEAGNIKITAPDTGLADLDSELTDTQPENFLELVSTSKRNELDSETLNKLENQTLKTTRAVILRAGLNKDELSNQVTVNSGDASSNQVTDNAGDASSKGSITIGNIDTSNPPNGGGNNAPGIQGDAGPVILSAKGDIIFRNSNSDGTNNNIRNNNLTQIRTTETNGNNSGNVFLETKEGSIRIEGVGLDINTEVSSDGNAGKVTFQVPNLDNIDSGKLQLRTRARGSADAGDVEFVSQQESSPEQKQQIRDQIEEDVRAFGGGGIGDFIFSRFPTDTNTEEETNQQNDTNQQEETDLIEETDLIDTGETDLIDTGETDLIDTGETDLIDTGETDLIDTGETDSDSNLNVSLGEGNEIVNETSPETSDSNGGNSGKQTPASTSDKTAITDTQESSSSDPSSSDPGSSDASSSDPGSSEPGTPTASSQSNSPTEEVSPETDPVYLIEEAFTKEYQSHFQRSFKTKINTQNDVRNRTRELERETGLKTAVIYVSFVENSSTLPGTRCQSPSIPVSKIDRRFGYRLSQVPQAPERCLPKPNDQLELLVITAEGNPILRRINGASRDQVLAVTNTFQRSLSNPHSLDAKAHLNPGEQLYQWIIAPLQKELNDRKIQSLIFAMDEGLRSLPLAAIYDGQQYLVEKYGVNLVPSLSLTYSRHTDVRPFRVLAMGASKFRYQNPLPGVEVELSTITEKLWKGRSFLNEAFTLENLMAQRQQRQYGIIHLATHAEFNSGTPNDSYIQMWNRKLRLYEMKNLLYEPSVELLVLSACRTALGNREAELGFAGSAFQAGVDSTLATLWYVSDQGALGLTTEFYRQLRKTSSKSEALRQAQLAMIQGNVRIENNQLYGSGKNISLPPELSGAGKQSFSHPYYWAAFTLVGDP, from the coding sequence ATGAGCCAAATCAAATTAGCTGTGAGTCAAATCAGCCAGTCCCTGGCAGCCGTATCTTTGTTGGTAGCCCATATTGGTGTCATGCCAACTCAAGCACAGCCCATTCAAGCCGATGGTAGCACTCCGACCCAAGTCACCCCCAATGACAATCAATTTGATATTGATGGTGGAACCCCCTCTGGAAATAATCTCTTTCACAGCTTTCAAGAGTTTGGTCTAGACCAAGACCAAATTGCTAACTTCCTATCTCAACCGGGTATACAAAACATTCTGAGTCGGGTCACCGGTGGTAATGCTTCTGTGATCAACGGTCTAATACAAGTTACAGGGGGCAGCCCTAACCTGTTTTTAATGAACCCAGCGGGGATAATTTTTGGTGCTAATGCCCAGCTGAATGTCCCTGCTTCTTTAACTGCAACTACGGCCACCAGCATTGGCTTTGGTGATGACAATTGGTTTAATGCCTTTGGTGACAATGACTACTCTAGCTTAGTCGGTACACCCAGTGCCTTTGCGTTTGATACATCCCAGACACCTGGGACATCCCAGACACCGGGACTAATTTTTAATGAGGGTATAGAAATCCTAGAAGGAAATAACCTGACTTTAATCGGTGGTACTGTCATTAACACCAATCAACTGGAGCTTCCAGACGGAACAATTACTATAGCTACGGTGCCTGGGGGAAGTTTGGTAAAAATTAGCCAGCAAGGAAGTTTGCTGAATTTGGAAGTTGAACCCCTAACCTCAAATCCCTCCACAGCAGAACAATCTTTTACACCGCTCTCTTTAGCGGAGCTATTAACCGGGGATGATGTCAGTCATGCCACAGAATTCACGGATAATGGTGATAACACGGTGACCTTGACTAGTTCTGGCATCACTATATCGCCTGGTGATGTAACTGTTTCTGCCAACAATAACCTGACTCTGAGAGGAAGCCAGCTATCTAGCACGGGGGAATTAACCCTATTGGCGAAAGAGACCGTACTGATCAGGGACACACCAGAGAATTCCTTCCAAGCAGTAGCAGGAGGAAACCTCAAGATTCAGGGGGATGGGGGCATTGATATCCAAGCACTGAAGAATCCCAACACCCGCTTCGAGAGTGGTGGCGACCTGACATTGGTCAGCGATGGCACGATCTCTACAGATGCTCACTTTGCCAGTGGCGGTAATTTCTCAATTGAAAATTTAGCTGGTGAACCAGGTAACTTTGTTAGCCTCCAAGACCCAATTATCACTGCTGACGGAGATGTTACGTTTGGGAATTACACAGGGTCTTCTCTTAAAGTAGAATCCACAGGAAATATTGAAGCTGGGAATATCAAAATCACCGCACCAGATACTGGGCTAGCCGATTTAGACTCAGAGTTAACAGATACTCAGCCAGAAAATTTTCTAGAGTTAGTTTCCACTTCAAAGCGGAACGAATTAGATAGTGAAACTTTAAACAAATTAGAGAATCAAACCTTAAAAACTACTCGTGCCGTGATTTTAAGGGCGGGTTTGAATAAAGATGAATTGAGCAATCAAGTTACGGTAAATTCTGGAGATGCTTCATCCAATCAAGTTACGGACAATGCTGGAGATGCTTCATCCAAAGGGAGTATCACCATTGGTAATATCGATACCAGTAATCCTCCTAATGGTGGTGGTAATAATGCTCCTGGAATTCAAGGTGATGCTGGTCCTGTGATATTATCTGCTAAAGGTGACATTATTTTTCGCAATAGCAATAGTGATGGGACAAATAATAATATTAGAAATAATAATTTAACCCAAATAAGAACCACAGAAACAAATGGGAATAATTCTGGTAATGTATTTTTGGAAACCAAAGAGGGCAGTATTAGGATAGAGGGAGTAGGACTCGATATCAACACTGAGGTTTCAAGCGATGGTAATGCTGGGAAAGTAACGTTTCAGGTTCCAAATTTAGATAATATCGACTCTGGTAAGTTGCAACTCAGGACAAGAGCTCGGGGTAGTGCTGATGCTGGTGATGTAGAGTTTGTTAGTCAGCAAGAGAGCAGCCCAGAGCAGAAACAACAAATAAGAGATCAAATCGAGGAAGATGTGCGGGCTTTCGGTGGAGGGGGTATAGGTGATTTTATTTTTAGCCGTTTTCCCACAGATACTAATACAGAAGAGGAAACAAACCAACAAAACGACACAAACCAACAAGAAGAAACAGACCTTATAGAAGAAACCGACCTTATAGACACTGGTGAAACCGACCTTATAGACACTGGTGAAACCGACCTTATAGACACTGGTGAAACCGACCTTATAGACACTGGTGAAACCGACCTTATAGACACTGGTGAAACCGACTCTGACTCTAACCTTAATGTTAGCTTGGGCGAAGGTAATGAAATTGTTAATGAAACATCCCCTGAAACAAGTGACTCCAACGGTGGAAACAGTGGTAAGCAGACTCCCGCTTCCACCTCTGACAAGACTGCGATCACTGACACCCAAGAGTCCTCTAGCTCAGACCCTAGTAGCTCAGACCCTGGTAGTTCAGACGCTAGTAGTTCAGACCCTGGTAGTTCAGAACCTGGAACCCCTACTGCTTCATCTCAATCAAATTCCCCAACTGAGGAGGTCTCACCTGAAACTGACCCAGTTTATTTAATTGAAGAAGCCTTCACCAAAGAATATCAGTCACACTTTCAGCGATCGTTCAAGACGAAAATCAACACACAGAATGATGTCCGCAATCGGACTCGGGAGCTTGAGAGGGAGACAGGGCTAAAGACTGCGGTGATTTACGTCAGTTTTGTCGAAAATTCCAGTACCTTACCAGGCACTCGATGTCAAAGTCCCTCAATCCCTGTTTCCAAAATCGACCGACGGTTTGGTTACCGACTCTCTCAGGTGCCTCAAGCACCAGAGCGTTGCTTACCAAAACCAAACGACCAGCTGGAACTTTTGGTGATCACCGCTGAAGGTAATCCAATTCTGCGGCGAATCAATGGTGCAAGTCGTGATCAAGTCCTAGCTGTGACCAATACATTTCAGCGATCGCTTAGCAATCCCCACAGCTTGGATGCCAAAGCCCACCTAAATCCAGGTGAGCAACTTTATCAATGGATCATAGCGCCCTTACAGAAGGAATTAAATGACCGCAAGATTCAGAGCCTAATATTTGCTATGGATGAGGGTTTGCGCTCCCTACCCCTAGCAGCTATCTACGATGGGCAACAATATCTGGTTGAGAAGTATGGTGTTAATTTGGTGCCTAGTCTGAGCTTAACCTATTCTCGTCACACAGATGTGAGACCCTTCCGGGTTCTGGCAATGGGAGCATCGAAATTTCGTTATCAAAATCCTTTGCCTGGGGTAGAAGTGGAGTTAAGCACCATCACTGAAAAACTGTGGAAAGGTCGCTCTTTTCTCAACGAAGCCTTTACTCTCGAAAATTTAATGGCTCAACGACAACAGCGGCAATATGGCATCATTCACCTAGCCACCCATGCAGAGTTCAACTCGGGAACTCCTAACGATTCCTACATTCAGATGTGGAACCGCAAACTAAGGCTGTATGAAATGAAAAATCTACTTTATGAGCCATCGGTAGAGTTGTTGGTACTCAGCGCTTGCCGAACCGCTTTGGGCAATCGAGAAGCGGAGTTGGGTTTTGCTGGGTCAGCTTTTCAGGCAGGAGTTGACTCGACTTTGGCAACCCTTTGGTATGTCAGTGATCAAGGTGCTCTGGGGCTAACTACTGAGTTTTACCGTCAGTTGAGAAAGACATCGAGTAAAAGTGAAGCTTTGCGACAGGCACAGTTAGCGATGATTCAAGGCAATGTGCGTATCGAGAATAATCAGTTATATGGCTCGGGCAAGAACATCTCGTTACCGCCAGAATTGTCAGGAGCAGGAAAACAAAGCTTTTCTCATCCCTACTATTGGGCTGCTTTTACCCTAGTTGGGGATCCCTAG
- a CDS encoding PhoH family protein, with translation MSEVSKTIELPSPESAIALVGDQEENLKTLSRQTGAHLVLRGQELLISGTEKQVERVSSLVRSLKTYWLEGKRITGVDIQTAIHALDTKRQDELKDLHQDVLAHTRRGEVIRAKTFRQRQYIKAVLSHDLTFCVGPAGTGKTFLAVVIAAQALLNNQYERLILTRPAVEAGEKLGFLPGDLQQKINPYLRPLYDALHELIDTEKTANLMERGIIEVAPLAYMRGRTLNNAFVIIDEAQNTTPAQMKMVLTRLGSRSRMVVTGDLTQTDLSSNQPSGLAITLKILRSVEGIAFCELTNKDVVRNPLVQRIVTAYQNYEQ, from the coding sequence TTGAGTGAAGTATCCAAAACAATTGAGCTACCCAGCCCAGAAAGTGCAATTGCCTTGGTTGGAGACCAGGAAGAAAACCTCAAAACCCTATCACGGCAAACCGGTGCGCATCTGGTGCTGCGAGGGCAAGAGTTATTGATTTCTGGCACCGAGAAACAGGTCGAGCGGGTATCATCCCTAGTGCGATCGCTTAAAACCTATTGGCTCGAAGGTAAAAGGATTACAGGAGTAGACATCCAAACCGCAATTCATGCCTTAGATACCAAGCGACAGGATGAATTAAAAGATTTACATCAAGATGTACTGGCTCATACTCGCCGGGGTGAGGTAATCCGAGCTAAAACCTTCCGGCAACGGCAGTATATCAAAGCTGTACTAAGCCATGACCTCACCTTCTGTGTGGGACCAGCAGGCACTGGTAAAACTTTCCTAGCTGTGGTAATCGCCGCTCAGGCGTTACTCAATAATCAATATGAACGGCTGATTCTGACACGACCAGCGGTAGAAGCTGGTGAAAAACTTGGCTTTTTACCAGGAGACTTGCAGCAAAAAATTAATCCCTATTTGCGCCCCCTTTATGATGCTCTCCATGAACTGATTGATACAGAGAAGACTGCCAATTTAATGGAACGGGGCATTATTGAAGTGGCTCCCCTAGCGTATATGCGAGGTCGCACCCTCAATAATGCCTTCGTGATTATTGATGAAGCTCAGAATACCACACCAGCCCAGATGAAGATGGTTTTGACTCGTTTGGGTTCACGTTCTCGGATGGTAGTGACTGGTGATCTCACCCAGACCGATTTATCTAGCAACCAACCCTCAGGATTAGCGATCACCCTAAAAATCTTAAGATCTGTAGAAGGTATTGCTTTCTGCGAACTCACCAATAAGGATGTTGTCCGTAATCCCCTCGTTCAGAGGATTGTTACTGCTTATCAAAATTATGAACAATAA
- a CDS encoding KH domain-containing protein: MFLNKSVPEILSASVRDDDPDYSALVRFLIEPFLESPDSLSVDCEKSNGKERVWIRLAFNGEDKGRVFGRGGRNIQAIRTVIKAAAQAAGQTVYLDIYEGSGSGSSPRRDNGPSRRTIVRRNLPRRVSRPRVTPRFRT, translated from the coding sequence ATGTTTTTGAACAAATCCGTACCTGAAATCCTATCTGCTTCTGTTCGAGATGATGACCCAGATTATTCAGCACTAGTGAGATTTTTAATCGAGCCGTTCTTGGAATCACCAGACTCCCTCAGCGTGGACTGTGAGAAATCAAATGGGAAAGAGCGTGTTTGGATTAGACTAGCTTTTAATGGAGAGGATAAAGGGCGAGTTTTCGGTCGGGGTGGTCGCAATATTCAAGCGATTCGGACAGTAATTAAAGCAGCAGCCCAAGCTGCTGGTCAAACTGTTTATTTGGATATCTATGAAGGCTCAGGCTCAGGTAGTAGCCCTCGTCGAGACAATGGCCCTAGTCGTAGAACCATTGTCAGAAGAAATTTACCTCGCCGAGTTTCCAGACCTAGAGTAACTCCAAGATTTCGCACCTAG
- the rpsP gene encoding 30S ribosomal protein S16, whose amino-acid sequence MIKIRLKRFGKKREVSYRIVAIPSSARRDGRPLEELGFYNPRNDETRLNVPAIVKWLKNGAQPTQTVRNILQKANVFEQIRT is encoded by the coding sequence ATGATCAAAATCAGATTAAAACGATTCGGCAAAAAGCGTGAAGTCAGCTATCGAATAGTGGCAATTCCCAGCAGTGCACGCCGTGATGGACGTCCTCTAGAAGAACTGGGATTCTATAATCCAAGAAATGATGAAACGAGGCTGAATGTACCAGCAATAGTGAAGTGGCTCAAAAATGGAGCTCAGCCAACACAAACCGTGCGTAATATCTTGCAAAAAGCCAATGTTTTTGAACAAATCCGTACCTGA
- the ffh gene encoding signal recognition particle protein, translated as MFDALAERLEDAWKKLRGQDKISNSNIQDALKEVRRALLSADVNLQVVKDFVAEVEAKAQGNEVISGVRPDQQFIKIVYDELVQVMGETNVPLAKADTPPTVVLMAGLQGTGKTTASAKLALHLRKLERSCLLVATDVYRPAAIDQLVTLGQQIDVPVFELGTEADPVDIARQGVERAKAMAIDTVIIDTAGRLQIDQEMMGELSRIKETVQPHDTLLVVDAMTGQEAATLTRTFHDQIGITGAILSKLDGDSRGGAALSVRRISGQPIKFVGVGEKVEALQPFYPDRMASRILGMGDVLTLVEKAQEEIDIADAEQMQQKMLEAKFDFSDFLKQMRLLKNMGSLGGLMKLVPGMGKLSSAQLQQGETKLKQSEAMISSMTSEERRNPDLLASSPSRRRRIAQGSGHTEKDVRGLVSEFTRMRSLMQQMGQGQMPAMGGLGGMLGGMGGGNPGNLPGWRGSGSGKKKKKAKKKKGFGQL; from the coding sequence ATGTTTGATGCTCTCGCCGAACGCTTAGAAGATGCTTGGAAAAAACTACGGGGTCAGGACAAGATCTCTAATTCTAACATCCAAGACGCCCTAAAAGAAGTGCGTCGCGCCCTCTTATCGGCAGACGTCAACCTACAAGTAGTTAAAGATTTCGTTGCTGAAGTAGAAGCGAAAGCACAAGGCAATGAAGTGATATCAGGTGTTCGCCCTGACCAGCAGTTCATCAAAATAGTCTACGACGAACTGGTGCAAGTGATGGGGGAAACCAATGTTCCCCTAGCTAAAGCAGACACCCCACCAACCGTTGTGCTAATGGCTGGTCTACAAGGTACTGGTAAAACTACGGCCAGTGCAAAACTCGCTTTACATCTGCGTAAGCTTGAACGTAGCTGTTTGCTAGTGGCTACAGACGTGTATCGACCCGCAGCTATTGATCAATTAGTCACCCTCGGTCAACAAATTGATGTACCGGTGTTTGAGTTAGGTACAGAAGCTGACCCAGTAGACATTGCTCGTCAAGGGGTAGAACGGGCAAAAGCAATGGCTATTGATACGGTAATTATCGATACAGCGGGACGACTGCAAATCGACCAAGAGATGATGGGAGAACTCTCCCGCATTAAAGAAACCGTCCAACCCCACGATACCCTACTAGTGGTGGATGCCATGACTGGTCAGGAAGCAGCAACCCTGACCCGCACTTTCCATGACCAAATCGGCATTACTGGGGCAATTCTCTCCAAACTTGATGGGGATAGTCGTGGTGGTGCTGCCCTTTCAGTCAGGCGAATTTCAGGTCAGCCGATTAAATTTGTTGGGGTTGGGGAAAAGGTCGAGGCACTACAACCATTTTATCCTGACCGGATGGCATCCCGGATTCTGGGTATGGGGGATGTACTCACCTTGGTTGAGAAAGCCCAGGAAGAGATTGACATCGCTGATGCTGAACAGATGCAACAGAAAATGCTGGAAGCAAAATTTGATTTCAGCGATTTCTTGAAGCAGATGCGCCTGTTAAAAAACATGGGCTCCCTTGGTGGCTTGATGAAACTGGTTCCAGGCATGGGCAAACTCAGTTCTGCTCAACTTCAACAAGGGGAAACCAAGCTCAAGCAGTCCGAAGCTATGATTAGTTCCATGACCTCAGAGGAGCGTCGTAACCCAGATTTATTAGCTAGCTCTCCGAGCCGCCGCCGCCGCATTGCCCAAGGTTCTGGTCATACGGAAAAAGACGTCAGGGGTCTGGTGAGTGAATTTACCAGAATGCGATCGCTTATGCAGCAAATGGGTCAAGGTCAGATGCCAGCCATGGGCGGGTTAGGTGGTATGTTAGGTGGTATGGGCGGTGGAAATCCTGGTAATCTACCGGGTTGGCGTGGTAGTGGCTCTGGCAAGAAAAAGAAAAAAGCCAAGAAGAAGAAGGGATTTGGGCAATTATAG
- a CDS encoding LD-carboxypeptidase: MQKTRASFSRCQLPPPLKPPDLLRVIVPSGTLREVDAFNRGIEIWRSRGYHVQLPHNWNAREGYLAGTDSQRRQQLLEACLDPKCRGILCARGGYGSARLLEDWTWPEQLKWLIGFSDITALLWSLAQIGVSGVHGPLLTTIAAEPEWSLKRLFDWVEGRPIAPLKGVGWGGGKVYGVLLPANLTVATHLLGTPLQPSLSGVILALEDVTEAPYRIDRMLTQWRMSGAMAGVKGIALGRFSRCAPPKDVPSWSVEEVLRDRISDLGIPVVSDLPFGHDGINAALPVGQLVELDAEVGTLSWVGG, translated from the coding sequence GTGCAGAAGACCAGGGCTAGTTTTTCTCGATGCCAGCTACCACCACCCTTAAAACCGCCAGATCTATTGCGGGTAATTGTTCCCAGTGGAACCTTGCGTGAGGTTGATGCTTTCAATCGGGGGATTGAGATTTGGCGATCGCGTGGCTACCATGTCCAATTACCACACAACTGGAATGCTAGGGAAGGTTACCTAGCTGGAACCGATAGTCAGCGACGGCAACAGTTGCTCGAAGCGTGTCTTGACCCCAAATGTCGCGGCATTCTCTGTGCTAGAGGAGGTTATGGTAGCGCTAGACTTCTGGAAGACTGGACATGGCCAGAACAGTTGAAGTGGTTGATTGGTTTTTCTGATATTACAGCTTTACTGTGGAGTCTTGCTCAGATTGGGGTTTCGGGTGTTCATGGTCCGTTACTGACTACTATTGCTGCTGAACCGGAATGGTCACTTAAACGGTTGTTTGATTGGGTGGAAGGACGACCCATAGCTCCATTGAAAGGGGTTGGTTGGGGAGGTGGTAAGGTTTATGGTGTGTTGCTACCGGCTAATCTTACAGTCGCTACTCACCTGCTGGGTACACCCCTACAACCTTCCTTATCAGGAGTTATTCTTGCTCTCGAAGATGTCACTGAGGCTCCCTACCGCATTGACCGGATGTTGACTCAGTGGCGGATGAGTGGTGCAATGGCCGGGGTTAAAGGTATTGCGTTAGGGCGGTTTAGCCGTTGTGCTCCTCCCAAGGATGTTCCTAGCTGGAGTGTGGAGGAAGTGTTGCGCGATCGCATTTCAGATCTGGGTATACCAGTTGTCTCTGACTTGCCTTTCGGTCACGATGGGATTAACGCTGCCCTTCCTGTAGGACAGCTGGTTGAACTAGATGCTGAGGTCGGGACCTTGAGTTGGGTTGGAGGTTAG